One genomic window of Haloferax mediterranei ATCC 33500 includes the following:
- a CDS encoding helix-turn-helix transcriptional regulator, with protein sequence MSYDSENLDCIVAHLRAEITPGDWLVYTARRIATETGLSSHEVGYWLGRINGSHDGVEPMDVPGLKFTKWNPGASSPLRWKIERVAEDSSERAVADGGVRWIDLREIQQQLVKAIIELENDGDVPYGLAIKEVLSERYGKEVGHGQLYPNLDDLVEMDVVEKGEIDRRTNSYASTGLARAMVAGEAEHMAHLAGLEVSEAVADGGEFQLPEGTTAEESSECPKCGSGDAVVAAGEVYCWDCGHGHQEGEER encoded by the coding sequence ATGAGCTACGACTCTGAGAACCTCGATTGTATCGTCGCGCATCTTCGCGCGGAAATCACTCCCGGTGACTGGCTCGTCTACACGGCGCGCCGCATCGCCACCGAGACCGGCCTCAGTAGCCACGAAGTCGGCTACTGGCTCGGGCGCATCAACGGCTCTCATGACGGCGTTGAGCCGATGGACGTTCCCGGTCTCAAGTTCACGAAGTGGAACCCCGGCGCGTCGAGTCCGCTCCGCTGGAAGATTGAGCGTGTTGCTGAGGATTCTTCTGAGCGTGCTGTCGCCGATGGCGGCGTCCGCTGGATTGACCTAAGAGAAATCCAGCAGCAACTCGTGAAAGCCATCATCGAACTCGAGAACGATGGCGACGTCCCGTATGGTCTCGCTATCAAGGAAGTCCTTAGCGAACGCTACGGGAAGGAAGTGGGTCATGGTCAACTCTACCCGAATCTCGATGACCTCGTGGAGATGGACGTCGTTGAGAAGGGCGAAATCGACCGCCGGACGAACTCCTACGCGTCGACCGGACTCGCTCGTGCGATGGTCGCTGGAGAGGCTGAACACATGGCCCACCTCGCCGGTCTTGAAGTCTCCGAGGCGGTTGCTGACGGTGGCGAGTTCCAACTCCCAGAAGGGACGACTGCCGAAGAGTCGAGTGAGTGTCCCAAGTGCGGCTCAGGCGATGCAGTTGTCGCTGCCGGTGAAGTGTACTGTTGGGACTGCGGCCACGGTCATCAGGAGGGTGAAGAGCGGTGA